The Eremothecium cymbalariae DBVPG#7215 chromosome 8, complete sequence genome has a window encoding:
- a CDS encoding uncharacterized protein (similar to Ashbya gossypii ADL355W), with translation MLIFVSTPVYSRFKRDQIRASTCLTMKGINGMSIHYYDGSNGCFYVIVALNIFWLLTDLHSHFYYKIGACRHGDKCSKRHSRPINSQTIVIYNMYIPPNDINQVKLQAEDFDFFYEDVFLEAAKFGEVQEIIVCENKTDHLNGNVYIRFSTSDAAKAARDAFVTRWYGERPLYCDLSHVTDFREAVCKSYEEGKCGRGEQCNFIHRRRVDYSLANGLLLSQWKKRHISVPQKPNTGDTPGNTSPLLKSNPPAAAPPFS, from the coding sequence ATGCTCATCTTCGTCTCAACACCAGTCTACAGTCGATTCAAGAGAGACCAGATTAGAGCATCAACATGTCTTACGATGAAAGGGATAAATGGTATGTCCATACACTATTATGACGGCTCTAATGGGTGTTTTTATGTTATAGTTGCtctcaatattttttggttaCTAACAGATTTGCATAGTCACTTCTATTATAAAATTGGCGCTTGCCGGCATGGTGATAAATGTTCCAAGAGACACTCCAGGCCAATAAATTCCCAAACCATAGTAATCTACAACATGTACATACCACCAAATGACATCAACCAGGTAAAATTGCAAGCTGAggattttgattttttttacgAGGATGTCTTCTTGGAAGCAGCAAAATTTGGAGAGGTGCAAGAAATAATAGTCTGCGAGAATAAGACTGACCATCTTAATGGTAATGTGTATATCAGATTTTCTACGTCAGATGCGGCTAAAGCGGCTCGTGATGCATTTGTTACCAGGTGGTATGGAGAGAGACCGCTCTATTGCGATTTATCTCATGTCACCGACTTTCGTGAGGCTGTATGCAAAAGCTATGAAGAAGGTAAATGTGGCAGAGGCGAACAGTGTAATTTTATCCATAGGCGAAGGGTGGACTACAGTTTAGCAAACGGTTTACTCCTTAGTCAGTGGAAGAAGCGTCACATTAGCGTACCGCAGAAACCAAATACTGGAGATACTCCTGGTAACACTTCCCCATTGCTTAAAAGCAATCCTCCGGCAGCTGCGCCTCCGTTTTCCTAG
- the PRE8 gene encoding proteasome core particle subunit alpha 2 (similar to Ashbya gossypii ADL354W 1-intron) has translation MADRYSFSLTTFSPSGKLGQIDYALAAVKQGVTSLGIKATNGVVIATEKKANSTLTLTDTLDKISKITPDIGAVYSGMGPDFRVLINKSRKTAYGSYMKTYGEYPPTKILVSQIAKIMQEATQSGGVRPFGVSLLVAGYDNHNEFGLYQVDPSGSYFPWKATAIGKGATAAKTFLEKRWNNELELEDAIHIALLTLKESVEGEFNGETIEVAVIGEENDDLLGYKGDATARGPRFRKFTPQEINDRLDAL, from the exons ATGGCTGATAGATATTCGTTTTCATTAACTACATTTTCACCAAG CGGTAAGCTTGGACAGATCGATTATGCATTAGCAGCTGTGAAACAGGGGGTTACCTCTCTAGGTATTAAAGCTACGAATGGGGTGGTTATTGCAACCGAGAAGAAGGCCAATTCAACTTTGACCTTAACAGATACATTAGataaaatttctaaaattacCCCAGACATCGGTGCCGTTTATTCAGGCATGGGCCCGGATTTCAGAGTGTTGATTAATAAGTCGAGAAAGACAGCATATGGGAGTTATATGAAAACGTACGGGGAATATCCACCAACTAAGATACTTGTTTCTCAGATTGCAAAAATTATGCAGGAGGCGACTCAATCTGGTGGTGTGAGACCCTTTGGTGTTTCACTGTTAGTCGCAGGTTATGACAATCATAATGAATTTGGGCTATACCAAGTGGATCCCTCTGGATCTTATTTCCCATGGAAGGCGACAGCTATTGGTAAAGGTGCTACTGCTGCTAAGACTTTCTTGGAGAAGAGATGGAACAACGAACTAGAACTTGAAGACGCTATTCATATTGCCTTATTAACCCTAAAGGAGTCTGTAGAAGGAGAATTTAACGGGGAAACAATAGAGGTAGCAGTTATAGGTGAAGAAAACGACGACCTTTTAGGTTACAAAGGTGATGCAACGGCTAGAGGGCCAAGGTTTAGAAAATTCACACCACAAGAAATCAACGATAGGTTAGACGCTTTGTAA
- the UTP14 gene encoding Utp14p (similar to Ashbya gossypii ADL353C), translated as MAKKRTRTKTSISKRRIQNALELATREVGGDNDSSGEYSNDRKRNGTIINAQGQITDDEEGDFEDEDIDSDEAFGSDEDIDVLNSKFSQTIRDKKKDGTYVADEFDEEGGYTSIDEDDLMPLSAVWDMDKNMASEASSSDERAIGDLELNDDIPTSSDDDDEESEEEEEEEEEEDNPFNEILEEDVDLPTVAQSLKKPAEKLYRKLDTYAGGLENEFALPSAQGPEKLDISKMLSVVDDQEAVQNATLLKGDLKALDVPLPQRIQKRHERKAAYEISKDEVSRWSEVVQTNRKAEHLSFPLNGATRHDNTTAFIRSSEKELTEVETKVNEVLKQSNLVDTKKESTFEEIAVPEMSPEDMRKRTAELRLMRELMFREERKAKRIKKIKSKAYRRIKKKELLKSKELVESDESADDHDVARAKERMTLKHKTQSKWAKDMIKHGMTQDKETREELEEMLQQGERLRAKITGQDDKDEYSATCASDIERDEEAYDKKDEFQKGKSIGKTGVLNMAFMRNAEAREREENEKNMSMLRAVERGEDIKLFKDDIQENLNIQTNQGRRVYKPTPLDKHLEDVSFNREVSVQHKEEESRTLKNRLTSAHERKALNKLNRSKATATEDRAQEVSKEGSIEANPWLDGSDDEEYVQKSSKVNVVDKSSSQFTKTAHKIEKEKQKVSKSTKKGKDHEELLLDIEHSNRLEILDPYGGSDDEKGEFTFKQQDVISEAFAGDDVVAKFEQEKKRVTIDEDDKQEDITLPGWGDWAGAGAKTKKRKFVKTIKGVVGKDKRRDKNLKNVIINEKVNKKNLKYQSSAVPFPFESREQYERSLRMPLGQEWTPRTLHQKMIKPRILTKPSQVIHPLEAPFK; from the coding sequence ATGGCCAAAAAGAGAACTAGAACCAAAACTAGTATTTCTAAGCGAAGAATACAAAACGCATTAGAGTTAGCTACTCGAGAAGTCGGCGGCGACAATGATAGCTCTGGGGAATACAGTAATGACCGTAAACGCAATGGAACAATTATAAATGCGCAAGGTCAGATTACTGATGACGAAGAAGGCGAttttgaggatgaagatattgattcAGATGAGGCTTTTGGTTCAGATGAGGATATTGATGTCTTAAACTCAAAGTTTTCGCAGACTATTAGAGATAAGAAAAAGGACGGGACATATGTAGCAGATGAGTTTGACGAAGAAGGAGGTTATACCTCtattgatgaggatgatttAATGCCTCTATCTGCTGTTTGGGACATGGATAAGAACATGGCCTCTGAAGCTTCCAGCTCTGATGAAAGGGCCATTGGTGACCTGGAATTGAACGATGACATACCAACGTcttcagatgatgatgatgaggaaagtgaggaagaagaggaagaggaagaggaagaagataacCCTTTCAATGAGAttttagaagaagatgTAGATTTACCCACTGTTGCCcaatctttgaagaagccGGCTGAGAAGCTGTATAGAAAGTTGGACACTTATGCAGGAGGACTAGAAAATGAATTTGCCTTACCTTCGGCCCAAGGCCCTGAAAAGCTAGATATCTCTAAGATGCTTTCAGTTGTCGATGACCAGGAGGCCGTTCAAAATGCAACCCTATTGAAAGGAGATCTTAAGGCACTAGATGTTCCATTACCGCAGCGTATCCAGAAGAGGCACGAGCGAAAGGCCGCATATGAAATTTCAAAAGACGAAGTTAGCAGATGGAGTGAGGTTGTTCAAACTAATCGAAAAGCTGAACATTTATCTTTCCCTTTGAATGGTGCGACAAGACACGATAATACCACTGCTTTCATCCGTTCTTCGGAGAAAGAATTGACAGAAGTTGAGACCAAGGTGAATGAAGTTCTAAAACAAAGTAATCTAGTAGATACAAAGAAAGAATCTACATTTGAAGAGATCGCTGTACCAGAGATGTCCCCTGAAGATATGAGAAAAAGAACAGCAGAACTAAGATTAATGAGAGAATTAATGTTTAGAGAAGAAAGGAAAGCAAAGAGAATTAAGAAGATCAAATCGAAAGCATACCGCCGTATCAAGAAAAAGGAGCTGTTGAAAAGTAAGGAACTAGTGGAATCTGACGAAAGTGCCGATGATCACGATGTTGCTAgagcaaaagaaagaatGACTTTAAAGCACAAGACACAGTCGAAGTGGGCTAAGGATATGATAAAACATGGGATGACACAAGATAAAGAGACCAGagaagaattggaagaaatGTTGCAACAGGGCGAGCGTTTAAGAGCCAAAATAACGGGCCAAGACGATAAGGATGAGTATAGCGCCACCTGTGCTAGCGACATCGAGAGGGATGAAGAAGCTTACgataaaaaagatgaattccaaaaagGTAAAAGCATTGGAAAGACCGGTGTTCTGAATATGGCATTTATGAGAAATGCAGAGGCcagagaaagagaagaaaatgaaaagaacaTGTCTATGCTACGAGCTGTTGAACGAGGAGAGGATATTAAGTTATTTAAAGATGATATCCAagaaaatttgaatattcAGACTAACCAGGGCAGAAGGGTTTATAAACCCACACCATTGGATAAGCATTTAGAGGATGTTTCATTTAATAGAGAAGTATCAGTTCAGCATAAGGAAGAAGAATCCAGAACCTTAAAAAACCGCCTGACAAGTGCACATGAACGCAAAGCTCTTAATAAATTGAATCGTAGTAAAGCAACTGCTACAGAAGATAGAGCCCAAGAAGTCTCAAAAGAGGGCAGTATTGAAGCGAATCCATGGCTAGATGGCAGCGATGATGAGGAATATGTCCAAAAGTCATCGAAGGTCAATGTGGTTGATAAAAGTAGTTCTCAATTTACGAAAACAGCACACAAGAttgagaaagaaaagcAGAAAGTGTCCAAGTCCACtaagaaaggaaaagatCATGAGGAATTGCTACTTGATATTGAACACTCTAACAGGCTGGAAATACTTGACCCTTATGGTggttctgatgatgaaaaggGAGAATTTACTTTTAAACAGCAAGATGTTATTAGCGAAGCCTTTGCTGGCGATGATGTGGTAGCAAAGTTCGaacaagagaaaaaaagagtgactattgatgaagatgataaacAAGAAGATATAACACTCCCTGGCTGGGGCGATTGGGCTGGCGCGGGTGCGAAAACGAAGAAGAGGAAGTTTGTCAAAACTATTAAAGGTGTTGTAGGGAAGGATAAGAGAAGGGacaagaatttgaaaaatgttATTATCAATGAGAAAGtaaacaagaaaaatttgaaatatcaGTCTTCTGCTGTTCCTTTCCCATTTGAATCCAGAGAGCAATACGAACGATCTTTGAGAATGCCATTGGGCCAGGAATGGACCCCGAGAACATTGCATCAGAAAATGATCAAGCCAAGGATTTTGACTAAACCAAGTCAAGTCATTCACCCATTAGAGGCACCTTTTAAATAG
- the GIM5 gene encoding Gim5p (similar to Ashbya gossypii ADL352C) encodes MSASQKIDLTTLNPEQLAQVKEQFDQELQHFTQSLQALSMARNKFKECITNIQVVSQPSNKTASLLVPLSGSLYVPGKVIDNDNFMVDIGTGYYVDKTAKEAIQFYQNKVDKLNKESKQIEDIIKEKTQSSLAIENQIRKAAIRRHEEMAKQKQEQKQE; translated from the coding sequence ATGTCAGCCTCTCAAAAAATCGATCTTACTACTCTAAATCCAGAACAGTTAGCTCAGGTAAAAGAACAGTTTGATCAAGAACTGCAACATTTCACCCAGTCTTTACAGGCTCTGAGCATGGCTAGAAACAAGTTCAAAGAATGCATAACAAACATACAAGTGGTGTCTCAGCCATCTAATAAGACTGCCAGCTTGCTGGTGCCGCTGTCTGGATCACTATATGTTCCAGGTAAGGTCATAGACAATGATAATTTTATGGTGGACATCGGGACTGGTTATTACGTTGACAAAACCGCTAAGGAAGCaattcaattttatcaaaataAAGTTGACAAGTTGAACAAGGAATCCAAACAAATCGAAGATATCATAAAGGAGAAGACACAATCGTCTCTTGCCATCGAGAACCAGATTCGTAAAGCTGCCATTCGACGTCATGAGGAAATGGCTAAACAGAAACAAGAACAGAAGCAAGAATAG